A stretch of Sinorhizobium meliloti DNA encodes these proteins:
- a CDS encoding helix-turn-helix domain-containing protein — MIENKKKPNPIDIHVGSRIRLRRTMLGMSQEKLGESLGITFQQIQKYEKGTNRVGASRLQNISQILNVPVSFFFEDAPGDGGGTGPGMAEASSSNYVVDFLSSSEGLQLNRAFVKISDPKVRRKLVDLVKALAAEAESE; from the coding sequence ATGATCGAGAACAAGAAGAAACCGAACCCGATCGACATTCATGTCGGTAGCAGGATTCGCCTTCGTCGGACGATGCTTGGCATGAGCCAGGAGAAGCTCGGCGAGAGTCTGGGGATTACCTTCCAGCAGATCCAGAAGTACGAAAAAGGCACGAACCGCGTCGGCGCGAGCCGGCTGCAGAACATTTCGCAGATACTCAACGTGCCGGTGTCGTTCTTCTTCGAGGATGCTCCGGGCGATGGCGGCGGCACCGGGCCGGGGATGGCCGAGGCGTCGAGCTCCAACTACGTCGTCGATTTCCTGTCTTCCTCGGAAGGGCTGCAGCTCAACCGTGCCTTCGTGAAGATTTCCGACCCGAAGGTTCGGCGCAAGCTGGTAGACCTCGTGAAAGCACTGGCCGCCGAGGCGGAGAGCGAATAG
- the fmt gene encoding methionyl-tRNA formyltransferase, translating into MPLRMIFMGTPEFSVPTLLALAGAGHEIAAVYTQPPRPGGRRGLDLQKSPVHQAAERLGIPVLTPANFKDAADRQTFRDFGADVAVVVAYGLLLPEEILSGTRYGCYNGHASLLPRWRGAAPIQRAIMAGDRETGMMVMKMDKGLDTGPVALAQSVPIDGMMRAGELHDRLMQVGAVLMTEAMARLESGELPLAPQAQEGVAYAAKISKEETRIDFSRPAAEVHNHIRGLSPFPGAWFELDIAGRRERVKVLASEMSEGEGDPGEVLDHTLGIACGEGAVRLTRLQRAGGKALAAADFLRGTPIAAGARIA; encoded by the coding sequence TTGCCGCTTCGCATGATCTTCATGGGCACACCGGAATTTTCCGTGCCGACGCTCCTGGCGCTCGCCGGGGCGGGTCACGAGATCGCCGCCGTTTACACGCAGCCGCCGCGGCCGGGCGGCCGGCGCGGCCTCGACCTGCAGAAGTCCCCCGTGCATCAGGCTGCCGAGCGGCTGGGCATACCGGTGTTGACGCCCGCCAATTTCAAGGATGCCGCGGACCGCCAGACCTTTCGGGATTTCGGTGCGGACGTGGCGGTCGTCGTCGCCTACGGGCTGCTGCTGCCGGAGGAAATACTCTCCGGCACCCGCTACGGCTGCTATAACGGCCATGCCTCGCTCCTGCCGCGCTGGCGGGGGGCGGCGCCGATCCAGCGGGCGATCATGGCCGGCGACCGCGAGACCGGCATGATGGTGATGAAAATGGACAAGGGGCTCGATACCGGTCCCGTCGCTCTCGCGCAGTCGGTTCCGATCGATGGGATGATGAGGGCCGGCGAATTGCACGACCGGCTGATGCAGGTCGGAGCGGTGCTGATGACGGAGGCCATGGCAAGGCTCGAGTCCGGTGAGCTTCCGCTGGCGCCGCAGGCGCAAGAGGGCGTCGCCTATGCCGCCAAGATATCGAAGGAAGAGACCCGGATCGATTTCTCCCGGCCGGCGGCCGAGGTGCACAACCATATCCGCGGCCTCTCGCCCTTTCCCGGCGCCTGGTTCGAACTCGACATTGCCGGCCGTCGCGAACGCGTCAAGGTGCTGGCCTCCGAGATGTCGGAAGGGGAAGGTGATCCCGGAGAAGTGCTTGATCACACTCTCGGCATCGCTTGCGGAGAGGGTGCTGTGCGGCTGACGAGATTGCAGCGCGCGGGCGGCAAAGCGCTCGCCGCGGCCGATTTCCTGCGCGGCACGCCCATCGCTGCCGGCGCGAGGATCGCCTGA
- a CDS encoding DUF1150 family protein: MGLKAINTSLSKNDLAHLGAGEVGYIRKMRSEEVSRCFPEAPEMGPGIDLWALFGADGTPILLTDNRSSTFFKAAEDDLRTVSLH, from the coding sequence ATGGGACTGAAAGCCATCAACACATCGCTGTCGAAGAACGACCTTGCGCATCTTGGCGCAGGCGAGGTCGGCTATATCCGCAAGATGCGTTCTGAGGAGGTCTCCCGTTGCTTTCCGGAAGCGCCCGAGATGGGACCTGGGATCGATCTATGGGCCCTGTTCGGCGCCGATGGAACGCCTATCCTGCTGACCGACAACCGCTCCAGCACCTTCTTCAAGGCGGCCGAAGACGACCTTCGCACGGTCAGTTTGCATTGA
- a CDS encoding methyl-accepting chemotaxis protein, which produces MFKFQARSLATKLIAVTGGTIALVLLASNYVLISQTQDRVETLVFDGAKTEARAIASDIAGSVGELAAAARTMSGVLGRGHAGQSTDRAGAINLLKANLEQHGFAFGSWFAEEPKAYDGKDVIDNTERGGNADGAFTPYWSKDRNGNIQLSTFKADYAAEWYGLAAKSGKGAITQPYLAEGTDVPTTMTSIAYPVMSNGRMIGVSGVDISLAALADRLSAVKPFGSGRVYLLSQSGKWLAAPIPELLMKEYDGEGAELVKDALSTGTPRMIENLTYDGNEPFDRVVYPFSLPDVNAQWLVLVDVPRSAINAPVRDQTYMMIVGGLVVLGAVLAGLYFAVRRFVQKPLAGLVGDVETLSNGEYTRPISGQERSDETGAVARSLEGFRHQLADNRRLESEARHEREQAELERGRSENERTEASALQRDIVARLGKALSHLSAGDLAFRLTGDFPGEYAQLKRDFNATMESLEETIRTVNHSVVNIGSGTSEISGAANDLSHRTEQQAASLEETAAALDELTSQVNASAENAKVAAKSVEVASSDAEQSGEVVQKAIAAMQGIEQSSHEVSRIIGVIDEIAFQTNLLALNAGVEAARAGDAGKGFAVVAQEVRELAQRSANAAKEIKTLINTSAGQVREGVDLVGKAGGALEKIAEQVVQINGLIRQISSSASEQAVGLKEINSAVNQMDQVTQQNAAMVEETTAASMALNDEARALSALVARFQIAPQAAQAQASAEMLRGTAERMRAAAPAENRPAQAPRSAAYSNSTQRVLAKTSGANALAQDNWEEF; this is translated from the coding sequence ATGTTCAAGTTCCAAGCCAGATCGCTGGCGACAAAGTTGATCGCGGTGACGGGAGGCACGATCGCCCTCGTGCTGCTCGCGTCGAATTACGTGCTCATCTCCCAGACGCAGGACCGTGTGGAAACGCTGGTCTTCGACGGCGCGAAGACGGAAGCGCGGGCGATCGCGTCCGACATCGCGGGAAGCGTCGGCGAACTTGCCGCCGCCGCGCGGACCATGTCGGGCGTTCTGGGGCGCGGCCATGCCGGGCAGTCCACCGACCGCGCAGGCGCCATCAATCTCCTGAAGGCCAATCTGGAGCAGCATGGCTTTGCCTTCGGCAGCTGGTTCGCCGAAGAGCCCAAGGCCTATGACGGAAAGGACGTCATCGACAACACGGAACGTGGCGGCAATGCCGACGGTGCGTTCACGCCCTATTGGTCCAAGGACCGCAACGGAAATATCCAGCTCTCGACCTTCAAGGCCGATTATGCGGCCGAGTGGTACGGCCTCGCCGCGAAGAGCGGCAAGGGCGCCATCACCCAGCCATATCTCGCCGAGGGCACCGACGTCCCGACCACGATGACGTCGATCGCCTACCCCGTCATGTCGAACGGCAGGATGATCGGAGTCTCGGGTGTCGATATCTCGCTCGCCGCACTCGCCGACCGTCTCTCGGCGGTCAAGCCTTTCGGCTCCGGCCGGGTCTACCTTCTTTCGCAGAGCGGCAAGTGGCTCGCCGCACCTATCCCCGAGCTGCTGATGAAGGAATATGACGGCGAGGGCGCCGAATTGGTGAAGGATGCCCTTTCCACCGGCACGCCCCGCATGATCGAGAACCTGACTTACGACGGCAACGAACCTTTCGACCGGGTCGTCTATCCTTTCAGCCTGCCCGACGTGAACGCGCAGTGGCTGGTGCTGGTCGATGTTCCGCGCTCAGCCATCAATGCGCCGGTCCGCGATCAGACCTATATGATGATCGTCGGCGGCCTGGTGGTCCTCGGCGCGGTGCTCGCCGGCCTCTATTTCGCCGTTCGCCGCTTCGTCCAGAAGCCGCTTGCCGGCCTCGTGGGCGACGTCGAGACGCTCAGCAACGGAGAATATACCCGGCCGATTTCCGGTCAGGAACGCTCCGACGAGACAGGCGCCGTCGCCAGGTCGCTCGAGGGCTTCCGTCACCAGCTCGCCGACAACAGGCGGCTCGAAAGCGAGGCCCGCCACGAGAGAGAACAGGCCGAACTGGAACGCGGACGTTCGGAAAACGAACGCACCGAGGCCAGCGCGCTGCAGCGCGACATCGTCGCACGCCTTGGCAAGGCCCTGTCGCATCTCTCCGCCGGTGACCTCGCCTTCCGCCTTACCGGCGACTTCCCCGGCGAATACGCGCAGCTGAAGCGCGATTTCAACGCGACGATGGAGAGCCTCGAAGAGACGATCCGCACCGTCAACCACTCCGTCGTCAATATCGGCAGTGGCACCAGCGAGATCTCGGGCGCCGCCAACGACCTGTCGCATCGGACTGAACAGCAGGCAGCAAGCCTCGAGGAGACCGCGGCCGCCCTTGACGAACTGACCTCGCAGGTGAACGCCAGCGCCGAGAACGCCAAGGTCGCCGCGAAGTCCGTCGAGGTCGCAAGCAGCGACGCGGAACAGTCCGGCGAGGTGGTGCAGAAGGCGATCGCCGCCATGCAGGGTATCGAGCAGTCGTCGCATGAAGTCAGCCGGATCATCGGCGTCATCGATGAAATCGCCTTTCAGACCAACCTTCTGGCGCTCAATGCCGGGGTCGAAGCCGCCCGCGCCGGCGACGCCGGCAAGGGCTTCGCGGTCGTCGCACAGGAAGTCCGCGAACTCGCGCAGCGCTCCGCCAATGCCGCAAAGGAAATCAAGACGCTGATCAATACATCGGCGGGCCAGGTTCGCGAGGGCGTCGACCTCGTCGGCAAGGCCGGCGGCGCGCTCGAGAAGATCGCCGAGCAGGTGGTGCAGATCAACGGGCTCATCCGCCAGATCTCCAGCTCCGCCTCGGAACAGGCGGTCGGCCTCAAGGAGATCAATTCCGCCGTCAATCAGATGGACCAGGTGACACAGCAGAACGCCGCCATGGTGGAAGAGACGACTGCCGCCAGCATGGCGCTGAACGACGAGGCCCGCGCCCTCAGCGCGCTGGTCGCCCGTTTCCAGATCGCCCCGCAGGCTGCCCAGGCCCAAGCCTCGGCCGAAATGCTGCGCGGTACAGCCGAGCGGATGCGTGCGGCTGCTCCCGCGGAAAATCGTCCGGCACAGGCGCCGCGCAGTGCCGCCTACTCCAATTCGACTCAAAGAGTGCTTGCCAAGACATCCGGCGCCAATGCGCTCGCGCAGGACAATTGGGAAGAATTTTGA
- a CDS encoding nucleoside hydrolase: MSSARKIIIDTDPGQDDAAAIMLALGSPEEIEVLGITAVAGNVPLTLTARNARIVCELCNRTDVKIFAGAERPVARPLVTAEHVHGKTGLDGPALDEPTMPLQEQHAVDFIVETLRAEAPGAVTLCTLGPLTNIALALTKAPEIAPSVREVVMMGGGFFEGGNITPAAEFNIYVDPEAAEIVFRSGIPIVMMPLDVTHRVLTRKTRVEKIRAIGSPAAVALAEMLEFFERFDIEKYGTDGGPLHDPTVIAYILRPELFTGRDCNVEIETASPLTTGMTVVDWWQVTGRAHNAKVMRHIDDEGFFELLAERLARI, encoded by the coding sequence GTGTCAAGCGCAAGAAAAATCATCATCGACACGGATCCGGGCCAGGACGACGCGGCGGCAATCATGCTGGCCCTCGGCAGCCCGGAGGAAATCGAGGTCCTCGGCATCACCGCGGTTGCCGGCAATGTCCCGCTGACACTGACAGCCCGCAACGCCCGCATCGTCTGCGAGCTCTGCAACAGGACCGACGTCAAGATCTTCGCAGGTGCCGAGCGGCCGGTCGCACGCCCGCTCGTCACGGCCGAGCACGTGCACGGGAAGACGGGGCTCGATGGCCCTGCGCTCGACGAGCCGACGATGCCGCTTCAAGAGCAGCACGCCGTCGACTTCATCGTCGAAACGCTGCGCGCGGAGGCGCCGGGTGCCGTGACGCTTTGTACGCTCGGACCGCTGACGAATATCGCGCTGGCCCTGACGAAGGCTCCGGAAATCGCACCTTCGGTACGCGAGGTCGTGATGATGGGCGGCGGCTTCTTCGAGGGCGGCAACATAACGCCTGCGGCGGAATTCAACATCTATGTCGATCCGGAGGCAGCCGAGATCGTCTTCCGCTCCGGCATCCCGATCGTAATGATGCCCCTCGACGTCACCCATCGCGTTCTGACACGGAAGACTCGCGTGGAGAAAATCCGTGCGATCGGCAGTCCGGCGGCAGTGGCCCTTGCTGAGATGCTGGAATTCTTCGAGCGTTTCGACATCGAGAAATACGGTACCGACGGCGGGCCGCTACACGATCCGACCGTCATCGCCTATATCTTGCGGCCTGAGCTCTTCACAGGGCGGGACTGCAACGTCGAGATCGAAACGGCGTCTCCGCTCACCACGGGTATGACCGTGGTCGACTGGTGGCAGGTCACCGGCCGTGCGCACAACGCCAAGGTCATGCGGCACATCGACGACGAGGGCTTCTTCGAGCTTTTGGCCGAGCGCCTTGCGCGGATCTGA
- the metK gene encoding methionine adenosyltransferase: MRANYLFTSESVAEGHPDKVCDRISDEIVDLVYREAAKTGVDPWTVRIACETLATTNRVVIAGEVRLPPSLLKKDKNGNDVINPSKFKSAARKAIRDIGYEQDGFHWKTAKIDVLLHFQSAHIAQGVDNAADKQGEEGAGDQGIMFGYACRETAELMPAPIYYSHRILNLLAAARKKGEGEVAKLGPDAKSQVTVRYVDGKPAEATSIVLSTQHLDESWDSTKVRSVVEPYIREALGDLKIADDCTWYINPTGKFVIGGPDGDAGLTGRKIIVDTYGGAAPHGGGAFSGKDTTKVDRSAAYAARYLAKNVVAAGLAERCTIQLSYAIGVAQPLSIYVDLHGTGKVSEDQVESAIRKTMDLSPTGIRRHLDLNRPIYAKTSAYGHFGRKAGRDGSFSWEKLDLVKPLKEAIDSDSSSVNGRAASRAA, translated from the coding sequence ATGCGCGCAAACTACCTGTTCACAAGTGAATCCGTAGCCGAAGGTCATCCGGACAAAGTGTGTGACCGTATCTCCGACGAAATCGTGGATCTGGTCTACCGCGAAGCCGCAAAGACCGGCGTCGATCCGTGGACTGTGCGCATCGCCTGTGAAACGCTGGCAACGACCAATCGTGTGGTCATCGCCGGAGAGGTCCGGCTGCCGCCGAGCCTTCTCAAGAAAGACAAGAACGGCAACGACGTCATCAACCCCTCGAAGTTCAAGTCGGCGGCCCGCAAGGCGATCCGCGACATAGGCTATGAGCAGGACGGCTTCCATTGGAAGACTGCGAAGATCGACGTTCTTCTGCACTTCCAGTCCGCGCACATCGCGCAGGGCGTGGACAATGCCGCCGACAAGCAGGGCGAAGAAGGCGCGGGCGACCAGGGCATCATGTTCGGCTATGCCTGCCGGGAGACCGCCGAGCTCATGCCGGCGCCGATCTACTATTCGCACCGCATCCTCAATCTGCTCGCTGCGGCCCGCAAGAAGGGCGAAGGCGAAGTCGCCAAGCTCGGTCCGGACGCCAAGAGCCAGGTGACCGTGCGGTACGTCGACGGCAAGCCGGCCGAGGCCACCTCGATCGTTCTTTCCACCCAGCACCTCGACGAGAGCTGGGATTCCACCAAGGTTCGCTCCGTGGTCGAACCCTATATCCGTGAGGCGCTCGGGGACCTGAAGATCGCCGACGACTGCACCTGGTACATCAATCCTACCGGCAAGTTCGTCATCGGCGGACCGGACGGCGATGCGGGCCTTACCGGCCGCAAGATCATCGTCGACACCTATGGCGGCGCAGCTCCGCATGGCGGCGGTGCCTTCTCCGGCAAGGACACGACCAAGGTCGACCGCTCGGCCGCCTATGCGGCCCGCTACCTTGCCAAGAACGTCGTAGCGGCGGGCCTTGCCGAGCGCTGCACCATCCAGCTTTCCTACGCGATCGGCGTAGCCCAGCCGCTGTCGATCTATGTCGATCTGCACGGCACGGGAAAAGTCTCGGAAGATCAGGTGGAGAGCGCCATCCGCAAGACGATGGACCTGTCGCCGACCGGCATCCGCCGCCATCTGGACCTCAACCGGCCGATCTATGCCAAGACCTCTGCCTACGGCCATTTCGGCCGCAAGGCGGGCCGCGACGGTTCCTTCTCCTGGGAAAAGCTCGACCTGGTCAAGCCTTTGAAAGAAGCGATCGACAGCGACTCGTCGTCCGTCAACGGAAGAGCGGCGAGCCGCGCGGCCTAA
- a CDS encoding DNA recombination protein RmuC encodes MEPVPFSFDQPLFLIGTLPVTAGHLVTTAALLVVLFSAIMVRRARSARATGREEQMSALIAAQTEMQGRIAAMTEVFGARQAELNQSLSQRIDGMTHRIGASISEQTKATHENLRRLQERLAVIDNAQNNIQSLAKDMAGLQSILANKQTRGAFGQSRMEAIVADGLPMGAFAFQATLSNGARPDCTIRMPNGQPPLVIDAKFPLEAWNSMRDAASAERRQQAAQAFRRDMEVHIRDIAGKYLLPGETQDTAFLFVPSESIFAEIHEHFEAVVQKAHRQRIVIVSPSLLLLSIQVIQAILKDARMREQAHLIQSEVVRLMEDLSRLDERVRKLQGHFAMTQKDVEDILISSDKLTRRGAKIEALELQAEADPRQGEKPGDGSGRPMDGRMGQLKLRVVDED; translated from the coding sequence ATGGAGCCCGTCCCCTTTTCCTTCGATCAGCCGCTGTTCCTCATCGGCACCCTGCCCGTCACGGCCGGCCACCTCGTCACAACCGCCGCCCTTCTCGTGGTGCTGTTCTCGGCCATCATGGTGCGGCGCGCCCGTTCGGCTCGCGCGACCGGCCGCGAAGAGCAAATGTCGGCGCTCATTGCAGCGCAGACGGAGATGCAGGGACGCATCGCCGCCATGACCGAGGTCTTTGGCGCCCGGCAGGCGGAACTGAACCAGTCGCTCAGCCAGCGCATCGACGGAATGACGCACCGCATTGGCGCCTCGATCAGCGAGCAGACGAAGGCGACGCACGAAAATCTGCGGCGGCTCCAGGAGCGGCTCGCGGTGATCGACAACGCGCAGAACAACATCCAGTCGCTCGCCAAGGACATGGCCGGGCTGCAGAGCATCCTCGCCAACAAGCAGACGCGCGGCGCCTTCGGACAGTCGCGCATGGAGGCGATCGTCGCGGACGGCCTGCCGATGGGCGCCTTCGCCTTCCAGGCGACGCTTTCCAACGGCGCCCGGCCGGACTGTACCATTCGCATGCCGAACGGCCAGCCGCCGCTGGTCATCGATGCGAAATTTCCGCTCGAGGCCTGGAATTCCATGAGGGACGCGGCGAGCGCCGAACGGCGGCAACAGGCCGCGCAGGCATTCCGCCGCGACATGGAGGTGCATATCCGCGATATCGCCGGCAAATATCTGCTCCCGGGCGAGACGCAGGATACGGCCTTCCTCTTCGTTCCCTCCGAATCGATCTTCGCCGAAATCCACGAGCATTTCGAAGCGGTCGTCCAGAAGGCGCACCGCCAGCGGATCGTCATCGTCTCTCCGTCGCTTCTGCTTCTCTCGATCCAGGTCATCCAGGCGATCCTGAAAGATGCCCGCATGCGCGAGCAGGCCCACCTGATACAGAGCGAAGTCGTACGGCTGATGGAAGACCTCTCGCGTCTCGACGAGCGCGTACGCAAGCTCCAGGGCCATTTCGCCATGACCCAGAAGGATGTCGAGGACATCCTGATCTCCTCGGACAAGCTGACCCGTCGGGGCGCCAAGATCGAGGCGCTCGAGCTGCAGGCCGAGGCCGATCCGAGACAGGGCGAAAAGCCGGGCGACGGCAGCGGGCGCCCGATGGACGGGCGCATGGGGCAATTGAAGCTGAGAGTGGTTGACGAGGACTGA
- a CDS encoding Hsp20 family protein codes for MSRITPFTSPLLVGFDSMEKTLERIAKGNDGYPPYNIERIRGDSAAGAPERLRITLAVAGFSEEDLDVTTEENQLVIRGRQIETGEREYLHRGIAARQFQRTFVLADGMQVLGAELRNGLLAVDLVRPEPARMVKKINISVPE; via the coding sequence ATGAGCAGAATAACGCCTTTTACGAGCCCGCTTCTGGTGGGTTTCGACAGCATGGAAAAGACCCTTGAGCGCATCGCGAAGGGCAATGACGGCTATCCTCCCTACAATATAGAGCGAATTCGCGGCGATTCTGCCGCCGGCGCGCCGGAACGCCTGCGGATAACGCTCGCGGTCGCGGGCTTCTCGGAGGAAGACCTCGACGTGACGACCGAGGAAAACCAGCTCGTCATCCGTGGCCGTCAGATCGAAACCGGCGAAAGGGAATATCTGCATCGGGGCATCGCCGCCCGGCAGTTCCAGCGGACCTTCGTGCTGGCCGATGGAATGCAGGTTCTCGGCGCTGAATTGCGCAACGGCCTCCTTGCGGTGGATCTGGTACGCCCCGAGCCTGCCCGTATGGTAAAGAAAATTAATATTTCGGTCCCAGAATAG
- a CDS encoding ribokinase, protein MITVFGSINMDLIATTARLPKPGETVAGTDFSTAAGGKGANQALAARRAGASVRMAGAVGSDAFAEGALALLKEAGTDLDLTKTVGEPTGTAHIIVGGDGENVIVVVASANARVSGDDAANVVAQMSAGDTLMLQLEIPSASVEKALSEAKRRGIRSIINIAPLTPDAARLGRMADIVIANETEFELLAGKAGIAGAEREEAMNGLHAETRQTVIVTLGAEGVVAIHEGELHRAKGLTIEPVDTVGAGDTFCGYLAAGLDAGLAFSEALRRAAIAGSLACLKPGAQPSIPLAAEVAARL, encoded by the coding sequence ATGATCACTGTTTTTGGGTCCATCAACATGGACCTGATTGCCACCACCGCACGCCTTCCGAAGCCCGGCGAAACGGTTGCCGGAACGGACTTTTCCACTGCGGCGGGCGGCAAGGGCGCAAACCAGGCGCTCGCGGCGCGCCGCGCCGGCGCCTCGGTGCGCATGGCAGGTGCCGTTGGCTCCGACGCCTTTGCCGAGGGCGCGCTGGCGCTGCTCAAGGAGGCCGGCACCGATCTCGATCTGACGAAGACCGTCGGCGAGCCGACCGGAACGGCGCACATCATCGTCGGCGGCGACGGCGAAAACGTCATCGTCGTGGTCGCCAGCGCCAATGCACGCGTAAGCGGGGACGACGCCGCGAACGTGGTTGCGCAGATGTCGGCCGGCGACACGCTGATGCTGCAGCTCGAAATTCCCTCCGCCTCGGTGGAAAAGGCACTCTCCGAAGCAAAACGGCGGGGCATCCGATCGATCATCAACATCGCGCCGCTGACGCCGGATGCGGCGCGCCTCGGCCGCATGGCCGATATCGTCATTGCCAACGAGACCGAGTTCGAGCTGCTCGCCGGCAAAGCGGGCATCGCCGGCGCCGAGCGGGAAGAGGCTATGAACGGGCTTCACGCCGAGACCCGCCAGACCGTGATCGTAACCCTTGGTGCTGAGGGCGTGGTGGCGATTCACGAAGGCGAACTCCACCGCGCGAAAGGGCTCACGATCGAGCCCGTCGATACGGTCGGTGCCGGAGATACGTTCTGCGGCTATCTCGCCGCCGGCCTCGACGCCGGTCTCGCATTCTCCGAGGCGCTCCGCCGCGCCGCGATTGCGGGATCGCTCGCCTGCCTCAAGCCCGGCGCGCAGCCCTCGATACCGCTTGCCGCCGAGGTCGCCGCCCGGCTCTAG
- the def gene encoding peptide deformylase, with translation MTIKPLIILPDPVLRQVSTPVETIDADIRRLADDMLETMYDAPGIGLAAIQIGVPKRLLVLDVTKEGEEKQPLVFINPKVVRSSEERSVYEEGCLSIPDYYAEVERPAAITVEYVDREGKEQAVEAEGLLATCLQHEIDHLNGVLFIDYISKLKRDMVIRRFTKAAKTRGAKAI, from the coding sequence ATGACGATCAAGCCGCTCATCATTCTTCCCGATCCGGTTCTGCGCCAGGTGTCGACACCGGTGGAGACCATTGACGCCGATATTCGCCGGCTCGCCGACGACATGCTGGAAACCATGTACGACGCGCCGGGCATCGGTCTCGCCGCGATACAGATCGGCGTGCCGAAGCGCCTCCTGGTTCTCGACGTGACGAAGGAGGGCGAGGAGAAGCAGCCGCTCGTCTTCATCAATCCGAAGGTCGTCCGCTCGTCCGAGGAGCGTTCGGTCTATGAGGAAGGCTGCCTTTCGATCCCCGACTACTACGCCGAGGTCGAGCGACCCGCCGCGATCACGGTCGAGTATGTCGATCGCGAGGGCAAGGAACAGGCGGTCGAGGCCGAGGGCCTGCTCGCCACCTGCCTGCAGCACGAGATCGACCATCTGAACGGCGTCCTGTTCATCGATTACATCTCAAAGCTCAAGCGCGATATGGTGATTCGCAGGTTCACCAAGGCGGCCAAGACGCGCGGCGCAAAGGCGATCTAG
- the trmB gene encoding tRNA (guanine(46)-N(7))-methyltransferase TrmB, with product MTETRGARATEAFFGRRKGKPLRERQAAHLEHLLPLLKLDLEEPAPADLTALFPEPVERIRLEIGFGGGEHLIHRAAEDPATGFIGVEPFVNSMAKLLGQIEAKAIRNIRLYDDDATQVLDWLPAASVDQIDLLYPDPWPKRKHWKRRFVSQINLDRFARILKPGGLFCFASDIDSYINWTLIHCREHAAFEWTAERAADWLTPFAGWPSTRYEAKARREGRSSAYLTFRRV from the coding sequence ATGACCGAAACGCGCGGTGCCAGGGCAACGGAAGCTTTCTTCGGCCGCCGCAAGGGCAAGCCCTTGCGGGAGCGCCAGGCGGCGCATCTCGAACACCTGCTGCCTCTTTTGAAGCTCGATCTCGAAGAGCCGGCTCCGGCCGATCTGACGGCGCTTTTCCCCGAGCCGGTCGAAAGAATCCGCCTGGAGATCGGCTTCGGCGGCGGAGAGCACCTGATCCACCGTGCCGCGGAAGACCCGGCGACCGGCTTCATCGGGGTGGAACCCTTCGTCAATTCGATGGCGAAGCTGCTCGGGCAGATCGAGGCGAAGGCGATCAGGAACATCCGCCTCTACGACGACGACGCGACGCAGGTGCTGGATTGGCTGCCGGCGGCATCCGTCGACCAGATCGACCTGCTTTATCCCGATCCATGGCCGAAGCGAAAGCACTGGAAGCGGCGTTTCGTCTCCCAGATCAACCTCGACCGCTTCGCCCGCATCCTGAAGCCGGGCGGCCTCTTCTGCTTTGCCTCTGATATCGACAGCTACATCAACTGGACGCTCATCCACTGCCGCGAACACGCGGCTTTCGAATGGACGGCGGAAAGAGCGGCCGACTGGCTGACGCCTTTTGCGGGATGGCCGAGCACGCGCTACGAAGCCAAGGCCCGCCGGGAGGGGCGCAGTTCGGCTTATCTGACGTTTCGACGGGTCTAG